TCTCTGTCAGGTTGCGGAAGATGGAGTATAGCAACGTGCGACTCCCGTAGAGCACAACATCCTCATCCACCTCCACCATGAATCGGTCACCTTTCTCCCTGAGTTTTTCAGACAGGTCGCCCTCCATCTCCTGCAGCAACTCCCCTATGTTCACCGGTTCCATTTCAAAGCGGTCGGAAGCCTCCTCAATCTTGGTAAGCATGCTGATGTCCTGAATCAGTTCCGATAGACGGATGGTCTGCAGGTAGGCTCTGTCGAGAAAACTGCGCAGGCGCACATCCACATCCTCACCGGCAAGTCCCAATATGGTCTCCAGGTAACCTCGGATACTGGTGACAGGCGTCCGCAACTCATGCGCGATGTTGTTGGTCATCTCCTGCTTAAGCAGCCGACGCTTCTCCACGCGGGTGATGTCGCTGATATATAGCTCGAAGCTGTGGTCTTCAAAGATGATCACCCGTACGTTGAACATCTTGCCACTCTTCTCCATGCGCACCGAGAAAACGTTCTCCTCTGCATCCTTCCGGTCGAGGAAACCTACCACCTCCTTGAATGCGGGATCAGCAAACAGGTTCTCCGTGACCAGCGTGGGTGACTCGAGGATCAGGTTGAGATATTGCAGAAAATGGGAATTGGCGTACACCTCTTTTCGTTCTTCCGAGAAGATGGCAATACCCTCTTCTGAGAACTGAAAGTGCTGCAGCAGCTTCTCCCGCTCGGCAGCCAGACGGCGTCGGTTCTCCTGCAGCAGGTTGTAGTTCTCGACAATGGCGGCACTCACCTCTCCCACCTCATCATCGGCAAAGACAAATGAGGGTGGGATTGCGGCACCGCTCTTCACGTTCTGTGAGAAAGCTCTCAGCTCCCTTATGGAGCGGGAGAAGCGGTCGGAGAAGTAAATCACCATCAGCACCGAGACGATAAAGAAAAGCAGGATGTAGTAGGCAAACGAGTTACCGGAATGAATGAATGAGCGTAGCTCTACATCGTAGGGCAGTGCTACACGTACAAAGAGGTTGTCACTGTATCGCACATGGTAAAGATACTCCAGCTGGTTGCTCGCTGAACGGCGTATATCCGACCCGCTGCCTTCGACAATGCTCTCCTGCACCTCCGGTCGCAACAGGTGGTTCTCCATGCTGTCTGCTTCCAACCGGTTGTCATACAACACCTCCCCTTTGTGATCGATCAGGGTGAGCCTCACTTCCGGCTGCATGTATTGCAGCAGTTCCTTCAGCCTGGTGGTATCCATCTCGTGAAGAATCTGATTCTGCTCCAAATAGCGGGCAATCAGGAGTGCATCATTGTCCAGCATCCGCTGCAAGCTCTCGGTACGTTCTTTTCTCAGCTGCTGTTGTTCAAAGTAGATGATGCCTGCGGTGAAAAGAGCGATGATCAGTGAAAAAGTGAGCAGGATACGACTCTTAAAGGAGAACTTTATGCGCATAACTACTTCTCATTGTCCAGGTTCAGCCAATAGCCGAAGCCGGAGCGATTGACGATGATGCCGGCATATTCACCCAGTTTCTTTCGCAAACGGGTGATATGCACGTCGACGGTACGGTCAAGTACATATTCATTCTCACCCCAGACGCTTCCAAGGATTTCCGCACGAGTGAGCAGGTTGGGTGATACCTGTGCCAACAGTGAGAGGATCTCGAATTCTTTCTTGGTAAGAGACACCTCAGACCCGTCGATGGTCACCCTGTTGGAAGGAATGTCAATGGTGAGCCCCCGGTAATTCCAGTGTGTCGCCGGCGGCATCCGCACCAACGTGGTACGTTTCAACAGTGCCCGCACGCGAGCCAGCAACTCCTTCACCGAAAAAGGTTTGGCAACATAGTCATCGCCACCCAGAGAGAAGCCGGTGAGCTTGTCGTTCTCACTGTTCTTGGCCGTGAGAAAGATGATTGGGATTGTATTTCCCTCTTTCCGGAGTGTCTCTGCCATCTTAAAGCCTGACATGCCTCCCATCATCACATCCAAAATCAACAATTGATGCACATCGGTTAGCACTGCCAGCGCCTCTTCTGCTGAAGTAGCCACATCCACGATGTACCCTTCCTGTTCCAGGTTGAACTGCAGGATATCACAGATATCCTTCTCATCATCCACCACCAGTATCCTCTCTTCCATTGTACAGTTGTAATTGGTTTCCAGCCCGACTGTGAGAGGGCCAATCTCTTTGCAAATGTACGACATGCATGTTACATTCCTGTTACAAATAGATTACTTTTTTGTTAAGATGGTTTTAAATACCCTATCAGACAATGAGACAAATAAAGGGAAATATGTTATCTTTGTATCCGGAAGCCAACAGCTTCCTGTGTAGCTTAGGAAACCACATAAAAAACAAAGAAAGATGAAAGATTACCATCAGGAGGATGCACTTGTCCTCTTCTCCGGTGGTCAGGACTCCACCACCTGCCTTTACTGGGCCAGGCAACAGTTCCGTCAAGTCCATGCACTCTGTTTCACCTACGGTCAGCGCCACTCGCAGGAGGTGGAGAACGCTCGCCGCATTGCAGAGATGGCCGGCACACCTTTCCGGGTGCTCGATGCCTCCATCATTTCGCGGCTGGCACCCAACTCGCTGACCGATCTCTCCATGACGATGGATGAGACACAACCCAAAGACTCCTACCCCAACACCTTTGTTCCCGGCAGGAATCTCTTGTTCCTCACCTTCGCTGCCACGCTGGCTTATGCACAGGGAATCCGCCACATGGTCACCGGTGTCTCGGAAGCAGACTACAGCGGCTACCCCGACTGCAGGGATACCTTTATCCACTCGGCCAATACCACTCTGAACCTGGCAATGGACAGGCAGTTCGTGATCCACACACCACTGATGTGGCGCAACAAGAAGGAGGTATGGCAACTGGCCGACGAACTGGGGGTATTTGAAATCATCCGCAACGAGACGCTCACCTGCTACAATGGTATTCTGGCCGGGGGTTGTGGCCATTGTCCTGCCTGCCTGCTGCGCAACAAAGGGCTGGAGGCCTACCTCGCCGAAAAAGGAGGATAACAGTTATTATTCGTTCATCAACTACAATAGAGATATCCCATATGGAAAAAGATCAACTCACCCTATTGGGTAGCCAAACCGTCTACCGGCAGGATTATGCACCCGAGGTGCTGGAGGCATTCACCAACAAACACCCTGAGAACGACTATTGGGTGACCTTCGACTGTCCCGAATTCACCAGCCTCTGCCCCATCACCGGACAACCCGACTTTGCCACCATCCGCGTCGATTACATTCCGGATGTGAAGATGGTGGAGAGCAAGAGCCTGAAGCTATACCTCTTCAGTTTCCGCAACCATGGGGCCTTTCATGAGGATTGCGTGAACATCATCATGAAAGATTTGATCCAACTGATGGATCCCAGGTACATCGAGGTGACAGGCATGTTCACCCCCCGGGGCGGCATCAGCATCTACCCTTACACCAACCATGGCCGTAAGGGTACAAAGTATGAAAAGCTGGGCGAAGAGCGCCTCTTCGCCCATTCTGTCCCCCTGAAATAAACTGACAGGGTAGAAACAAAAGACATCCGGCAGGGGAATTCCCGACCGGATGTCTTTTTCTTGAAAGATAAAAAGTTACAGCTTGTTGCCAATCACTTATTCCTCTTCGCCCACTTTTGGCTCATAGACCCTCACCCAATCAATCAACATATCGGCAGGCAATTGCTCAGGATCGGTATCCTTGTTGAGACGGATGCCGAGGAAGAGATCAAAATCCTGTTCGTCGTATGGGTATTGTCCAGCCATGTCGGTAAGCACACGGGGATACTTCCGCGTGCGGATGTCATCCACGAAAAAGACCAGGCTGTCCGGATACTTCTCAACACCGTAGATGCGGTACTCCACCGGATTGACTCCTACCAGCGAGCTTGAGGGTGGATTTTCTGCCATCCCCTGCGATGTAGTATATTCAGAAGTTACCGACTGGTAAACAAACTCATCCATGCCGTAATGTTCCATGAAGTCGATCGAGATATGATTTTCCGATGGATCAACCGGCAGCAATGAGAGATAATGGGTGGCACCCTCAGCAGGGTTCACCCGGACCTTCACCTCGATCCGGGATACCTTCCCACTCTTCATACCTTCACGGGTGATGCCACCGGTGAGAAATGGCATCGTATCATTCGGCACCGAATTGGGCATTGCTCGCAGCACCAGGTTGCCCTCCTGTGAGAGATACAACGCATCATGCGTACTGGCATAACGGTTCATATGTTGTTTTCCCTTTGAGATTTTTGACCATTCATTCCCGTTCAGACCATCGTCAAAATCATCTTCCCATACCAGTTCCCATCCCTTGCGGAACTTCTCGTCACTCTCCTCCTTCTGGCCCGTACAGGAAACTATTCCACCAACGAGTGCCAATGTGAGGATCAGTAAAGTAGTTTTTTTCATGCAATAAAGTTTGTTGTTTCATTCATATTGTTCTGCAAAAATAACAATAAGAGGTGGTAGAGAGGTTCAATTGGAACACAATAAGTGTTAAACGAGGGGGCTGGCTTATCATTTTTATCAGAAACGGGGGAATCAAATATCGATTTCACACCAACAATAAGCTAAATAAAACAATTGAAAGGAAACTTTTATTACCTTTGCCCCTTGCATCTACATAGAAAAAGATCAACAGAGGTTACAATCAACGCAATCAATATGCCGGAAATTTCTCAGCGGGGATTTGAGATGCCCGCTTCACCCATACGCAAATTAGCCCCCCTCTCCGATGCTGCCAAAGCACGTGGCACCAAGGTGTACCACCTCAACATCGGGCAGCCCGACCTGCCCTCACCACAAGCTGCCCTGGAGGCAATCCGCAACATAGACCGCACTACGCTTGAGTACAGTCCCAGCGACGGTTACCGCTTTTACAGGGAGAACCTGACGGAGTACTACAGAGAGTACAACATTGAACTGACACCCGAAGAGATCATCGTCACCGCGGGGGGATCGGAAGCGGTGCTCTATGCCTTTATGGCCTGCCTGAACCCGGGTGACGAGATCATCGTCCCGGAGCCGGCCTATGCCAACTACATGGCCTTTGCCATCTCCGCCGGAGCAGTGATCCGCTCCCTGCCCTCAACCATTGAATCGGGATTCGCACTACCCCATATCGATGACTTTGAACAACTGATCAACGAGCGCACCAAGGGAATCCTGATCTGTAACCCGAACAACCCCACCGGTTATGTCTACACGCCCCAGGAGATGGAGCAGATACGCCAGTTGGTGATGAAGCACAACCTCTATCTCTTCTCCGACGAGGTATACCGGGAGTTCATCTACAATGACACGCCATACGTCTCCGCCTGCCACCTGGAAGGAGTGGAAGAGAATGTGGTGCTGATCGACTCGGTTTCGAAACGATACAGTGAGTGCGGCATCCGCATCGGGGCATTGATAACCAGGAACCGTAAGGTGCACGACACCGTGATGAAGTTCTGCCAGGCGCGTCTCAGTCCCCCGCTCATCGGCCAGATTGCTGCCAACGCATCGTTACAGGAGAACGGCAGCTACATGCAGCATAACTTTGAAGAGTACAAGAGCCGCCGTGATTACCTGATGGAACGACTCAACAACATTCCGGGTGTCTTCTCCCCCATGCCGCAGGGTGCCTTCTACACGTTGGCACGACTGCCCATCGACGATGCCGACAGATTCTGTGCCTGGTGTCTTTCAGATTTCTCCTACGAGGGTCAGACCATCTTCATGGCACCTGCAACCGGTTTTTACGTGACTCCGGGCTTGGGTAAGAACGAAGTACGCATCGCTTATGTACTGAACAAGACTGAGCTGGGAAAAGCACTGACGGTGTTGGAGAAAGCACTGGAGGCATATCCGGGAAGAAGATAAAGCGTTGAGATGAGTACCGAACTTTTCATAGCCAGACGTATCTACAGAGGAGAGAAGCAAAACGACAAGCGTGTCTCCTCTCCCGCCATACGCATCGCTATCACCGGCATCGCACTGGGACTGGCCGTGATGCTTGTATCGGTTTGTATCATCGTAGGGTTTAAAAAGGAAGTACGTGCCAAGGTGGTGGGTTTCGGATCCCATATCCAGGTCACAACCTTCGACAACAACAACTCATACGAACAGACTCCCATCGCCTTCTCCGACACACTGAGGGAGCTGCTCACCTCCAATCCAGACATCTCCCATCTTCAGGAGTACATCTCCAAGCCGGGCATCATCAAGACCGAGGAAGACTTCCTGGGTGTCATCCTCAAAGGTGTCTCTGAAAGCTACGACTGGGAGTTTTTCCGAAAGAACATGGTGGAGGGAGAGGTGATTCATCCGGATGACACCACCGCCGGCAACCGGGCCATCCTCTCCCGTGAGATCGCAGACAAGCTGCAACTGAAGCTGGGTGACAGTTTCACCTGCTATTTCGTGCAGGAGCCGGTACGTGCCCGTCGGTTTACCATCACAGGCATCTACGAGACCAATTTCGAGGATTACGACAAGCTTTATGTCATCACCGGGAAAGGAGTGCTTGCCTCCCTCAACGGGTGGGATGACGATATGGTGAGCGGTATCGAACTGCTGGTAAAGGATTACGAGAACCTCGACCGCACCACGCAAGATCTCTTCTTTACCATGGCATCCTACAAAGACCGCCTCGGCAACAACCTGTACACACGTTCCATCAAGGATATCAACCCCATGATATTCAACTGGCTCAACCTGCTTGACATGAATGTCTGGGTGATCATCATCCTGATGTTGGTGGTATCC
This genomic window from Dysgonomonadaceae bacterium zrk40 contains:
- a CDS encoding pyridoxal phosphate-dependent aminotransferase — its product is MPEISQRGFEMPASPIRKLAPLSDAAKARGTKVYHLNIGQPDLPSPQAALEAIRNIDRTTLEYSPSDGYRFYRENLTEYYREYNIELTPEEIIVTAGGSEAVLYAFMACLNPGDEIIVPEPAYANYMAFAISAGAVIRSLPSTIESGFALPHIDDFEQLINERTKGILICNPNNPTGYVYTPQEMEQIRQLVMKHNLYLFSDEVYREFIYNDTPYVSACHLEGVEENVVLIDSVSKRYSECGIRIGALITRNRKVHDTVMKFCQARLSPPLIGQIAANASLQENGSYMQHNFEEYKSRRDYLMERLNNIPGVFSPMPQGAFYTLARLPIDDADRFCAWCLSDFSYEGQTIFMAPATGFYVTPGLGKNEVRIAYVLNKTELGKALTVLEKALEAYPGRR
- a CDS encoding response regulator transcription factor; translation: MEERILVVDDEKDICDILQFNLEQEGYIVDVATSAEEALAVLTDVHQLLILDVMMGGMSGFKMAETLRKEGNTIPIIFLTAKNSENDKLTGFSLGGDDYVAKPFSVKELLARVRALLKRTTLVRMPPATHWNYRGLTIDIPSNRVTIDGSEVSLTKKEFEILSLLAQVSPNLLTRAEILGSVWGENEYVLDRTVDVHITRLRKKLGEYAGIIVNRSGFGYWLNLDNEK
- a CDS encoding glycoside hydrolase family 16 protein, with protein sequence MKKTTLLILTLALVGGIVSCTGQKEESDEKFRKGWELVWEDDFDDGLNGNEWSKISKGKQHMNRYASTHDALYLSQEGNLVLRAMPNSVPNDTMPFLTGGITREGMKSGKVSRIEVKVRVNPAEGATHYLSLLPVDPSENHISIDFMEHYGMDEFVYQSVTSEYTTSQGMAENPPSSSLVGVNPVEYRIYGVEKYPDSLVFFVDDIRTRKYPRVLTDMAGQYPYDEQDFDLFLGIRLNKDTDPEQLPADMLIDWVRVYEPKVGEEE
- the queC gene encoding 7-cyano-7-deazaguanine synthase QueC; this translates as MKDYHQEDALVLFSGGQDSTTCLYWARQQFRQVHALCFTYGQRHSQEVENARRIAEMAGTPFRVLDASIISRLAPNSLTDLSMTMDETQPKDSYPNTFVPGRNLLFLTFAATLAYAQGIRHMVTGVSEADYSGYPDCRDTFIHSANTTLNLAMDRQFVIHTPLMWRNKKEVWQLADELGVFEIIRNETLTCYNGILAGGCGHCPACLLRNKGLEAYLAEKGG
- a CDS encoding two-component sensor histidine kinase codes for the protein MKFSFKSRILLTFSLIIALFTAGIIYFEQQQLRKERTESLQRMLDNDALLIARYLEQNQILHEMDTTRLKELLQYMQPEVRLTLIDHKGEVLYDNRLEADSMENHLLRPEVQESIVEGSGSDIRRSASNQLEYLYHVRYSDNLFVRVALPYDVELRSFIHSGNSFAYYILLFFIVSVLMVIYFSDRFSRSIRELRAFSQNVKSGAAIPPSFVFADDEVGEVSAAIVENYNLLQENRRRLAAEREKLLQHFQFSEEGIAIFSEERKEVYANSHFLQYLNLILESPTLVTENLFADPAFKEVVGFLDRKDAEENVFSVRMEKSGKMFNVRVIIFEDHSFELYISDITRVEKRRLLKQEMTNNIAHELRTPVTSIRGYLETILGLAGEDVDVRLRSFLDRAYLQTIRLSELIQDISMLTKIEEASDRFEMEPVNIGELLQEMEGDLSEKLREKGDRFMVEVDEDVVLYGSRTLLYSIFRNLTENAIAYAGEGIEIVIRCHNENEDAYFFEFHDNGPGLEEKHLVRIFERFYRVNEGRTRTTGGSGLGLSIVKNAVLFHKGSILARNRPEGGLSFLITFPKKRS
- a CDS encoding ABC transporter permease, whose protein sequence is MSTELFIARRIYRGEKQNDKRVSSPAIRIAITGIALGLAVMLVSVCIIVGFKKEVRAKVVGFGSHIQVTTFDNNNSYEQTPIAFSDTLRELLTSNPDISHLQEYISKPGIIKTEEDFLGVILKGVSESYDWEFFRKNMVEGEVIHPDDTTAGNRAILSREIADKLQLKLGDSFTCYFVQEPVRARRFTITGIYETNFEDYDKLYVITGKGVLASLNGWDDDMVSGIELLVKDYENLDRTTQDLFFTMASYKDRLGNNLYTRSIKDINPMIFNWLNLLDMNVWVIIILMLVVSGFTMISGLLIIILERTNMIGMLKSMGARDFSIRKVFLYLSAFLIGQGMLWGNVIALLFCILQDRFHLLKLDPATYYLSSVPVDLNLLYILLLNAGTLLVTLLMMLGPSYLVARITPARSIRFE
- the queF gene encoding NADPH-dependent 7-cyano-7-deazaguanine reductase QueF, translating into MEKDQLTLLGSQTVYRQDYAPEVLEAFTNKHPENDYWVTFDCPEFTSLCPITGQPDFATIRVDYIPDVKMVESKSLKLYLFSFRNHGAFHEDCVNIIMKDLIQLMDPRYIEVTGMFTPRGGISIYPYTNHGRKGTKYEKLGEERLFAHSVPLK